The sequence GATATTCCAGGTGAGGTGCTCGTCCTGGCGAGGAGCGACGAGTTCTGCGTGTCCCCCTTGAGTTGCCAAAtcttagatgataatgatggtgataacaataacaagaataattattatgataaataacacGATGAAACCaatagtttgatatatatatatatatatatatatatatatatatatatatatatatatatatagagagagagagagagagagagagagagagagagagaggagggagagagagagagagagagagagagagagacatgtatgtatatagcacaTGCAAACACGTGAGTGACAGCACCCCTCCGCAGGCGCACAACGTGAACCTGCTGCACATCGAGTCGCGGCCGTCGCGGCGCGAGGCCAAGTACGAGTTCATGGTGGAGTGCGACTCGTCGACGGGCAACCTGGGCTCGGCCATGGAGCAGGTCAGGAAGCAGTGCTCCTACTTCCAGGTCATCTCCAGggaccaccacaacaacaaaggTCAGattcatatagatacacacacatggaacacacagtgtgtgtgtgtgtgtgtgtgtgtgtatatatatatatatatatatatatatatatatatatatatatataatatatatatatatatatatatatatatgcatttgtgtgtgtgtatatatatatatatatatatatatatatatatatatatatatatatattgatacatagatGCTGCACATAAATGACTACATGAGTATATAGGCAAGAaccatcctctctttccttcaccccaGCTGTTTTCCCTCACCCACTATCTCCCTCGTTGTCGACAGTGTTCATCCAGTCCATCCAAATCacctaacccctctccccctccccccagatacCGTCCCCTGGTTCCCCCGCAAGATCTGCGACCTCGACCGATTCGCCAATCAGATCTTGTCCTACGGTGACGAGCTGGACGCCGACCACCCCGGATTCACCGACCCCGTCTACCGTACCAGGAGGAAGATGTTCGCAGATATCGCCTATAATTACAAGCAGTGAGTCATTTGCTTTCGCTAAGCCCTGGAGGCGAGTTGCGTGAGGCAAGGTCTACACGAATACTTATAGAGACCTTGGCGTGAGTGTGGGTAGTCAGTACGTGCTTTGTACTATAGTTCGTTCCACTACGAGCTAaaggggtgtgttgtgtgatgctTTGTCTCGGATGGATTCATTGTTGCACTTTGACTGTGCTCACTATATAGGTTGTTTGTTGGCTCCAAGGCGACGTAGTTTTAGGTAggtttaatatgaataataataataatcaggcaGGAAAAAAACACAGTATTGACAAAATAGATATCCCAAAAGAGtaacctttgcccccccccccctcgcctcctcagCGGGCAGCCGATTCCCCGGGTGGAGTACAGCCAGGAGGAGATCGACACGTGGGGCTCCGTCTTCAGGAACCTCACCAAGCTGTACAAGACGCACGCCTGCAGGGAGCACCAGAACGTCTTCCCGCTCCTCATCGAGAACTGCGGCTACCGGGAGGACAACATCCCGCAGCTCCAAGACGTTTCTGATTTCTTgaaaggtatgtttttttttcttggggagggGTGACAGGGAGGGGGTTTATAGACGTCGGTGGAAGTGAAGGAGTGAGGATCACAAGTGTGAGATGTGTTTAGTTACTCTTACTATCCATCGTtttcatagatatcattattCGCCAGACTGCACGGGCTTCACCCTGCGCCCCGTGGCCGGACTCCTCTCCTCGCGCGACTTCCTGGCCGGCCTCGCCTTCCGCGTGTTCCACTCCACGCAGTACATCCGCCACCCGAGCCGCCCTCTGTACACGCCCGAGCCCGACATCTGCCACGAGCTGCTAGGCCACGCCCCCCTCTTCGCCGACCCCGCCTTCGCACAGTTCTCCCAGGAGATCGGCCTCGCCTCGCTCGGCGCCCCCGACGAGTTCATCGAGAAGC comes from Penaeus monodon isolate SGIC_2016 chromosome 5, NSTDA_Pmon_1, whole genome shotgun sequence and encodes:
- the LOC119573220 gene encoding protein henna-like isoform X1; translated protein: MDGPFAKKHCIDDVEMKSSKMHEKPTLMEGGQYILEGDEEAKSTTIIFSMTEEVGALANALKIFQAHNVNLLHIESRPSRREAKYEFMVECDSSTGNLGSAMEQVRKQCSYFQVISRDHHNNKDTVPWFPRKICDLDRFANQILSYGDELDADHPGFTDPVYRTRRKMFADIAYNYKHGQPIPRVEYSQEEIDTWGSVFRNLTKLYKTHACREHQNVFPLLIENCGYREDNIPQLQDVSDFLKDCTGFTLRPVAGLLSSRDFLAGLAFRVFHSTQYIRHPSRPLYTPEPDICHELLGHAPLFADPAFAQFSQEIGLASLGAPDEFIEKLATCYWFTVEFGLCRQNGEIKAYGAGLLSSFGELEYCISDKPELRPFEPSKTCLQKYPITEYQPVYYVSESFEDAKQKLIQFAATIPRPFSVRYNPYTQSVEILNSKPQIQSLVREMSCNMQILMDSLIKLS
- the LOC119573220 gene encoding protein henna-like isoform X3 is translated as MEGGQYILEGDEEAKSTTIIFSMTEEVGALANALKIFQAHNVNLLHIESRPSRREAKYEFMVECDSSTGNLGSAMEQVRKQCSYFQVISRDHHNNKDTVPWFPRKICDLDRFANQILSYGDELDADHPGFTDPVYRTRRKMFADIAYNYKHGQPIPRVEYSQEEIDTWGSVFRNLTKLYKTHACREHQNVFPLLIENCGYREDNIPQLQDVSDFLKDCTGFTLRPVAGLLSSRDFLAGLAFRVFHSTQYIRHPSRPLYTPEPDICHELLGHAPLFADPAFAQFSQEIGLASLGAPDEFIEKLATCYWFTVEFGLCRQNGEIKAYGAGLLSSFGELEYCISDKPELRPFEPSKTCLQKYPITEYQPVYYVSESFEDAKQKLIQFAATIPRPFSVRYNPYTQSVEILNSKPQIQSLVREMSCNMQILMDSLIKLS
- the LOC119573220 gene encoding protein henna-like isoform X2, whose translation is MEVICEPTLMEGGQYILEGDEEAKSTTIIFSMTEEVGALANALKIFQAHNVNLLHIESRPSRREAKYEFMVECDSSTGNLGSAMEQVRKQCSYFQVISRDHHNNKDTVPWFPRKICDLDRFANQILSYGDELDADHPGFTDPVYRTRRKMFADIAYNYKHGQPIPRVEYSQEEIDTWGSVFRNLTKLYKTHACREHQNVFPLLIENCGYREDNIPQLQDVSDFLKDCTGFTLRPVAGLLSSRDFLAGLAFRVFHSTQYIRHPSRPLYTPEPDICHELLGHAPLFADPAFAQFSQEIGLASLGAPDEFIEKLATCYWFTVEFGLCRQNGEIKAYGAGLLSSFGELEYCISDKPELRPFEPSKTCLQKYPITEYQPVYYVSESFEDAKQKLIQFAATIPRPFSVRYNPYTQSVEILNSKPQIQSLVREMSCNMQILMDSLIKLS